A window from Myxococcus fulvus encodes these proteins:
- a CDS encoding efflux RND transporter permease subunit produces MLTRIIDWSLEHRGAVLLGTVALVISGLLAFRALPLDAFPDTTPTQVQVNTVAPALSPVEVERQLTIPLEQQLAGLPHLEELRSISKFGLSQVTLQFRDGTDVWFARQQVSERMGRVKMPPGIEAPTLGPVATGLGEVFHYLVKSKSRSLEELRTLHDWVIAPQLRSVPGVAEVNAWGGREKQWHVVVEPQRLQQFDLSLGDVYRALEANNANVGGGVVERGGGASLVLGIGVLEDGQAVGDVVVAARDGVPVRVRDVAQVEVGHEIRRGATTADGEGEVVLGLGFMLMGESSHKVTRALAERMEEVKQRLPDDVRVDVVYERTELVDLVLRTVRTNLLEGALLVIAVLFLFLGNWRAGLIVASAIPLSLLFAFSGMLRFGIAGTLMSLGAIDFGLVVDSSVILVENAERHLTEARDGRSLKQVVRDAAVEVRKPTLFGELIIMVVYLPVLALEGVEGRLFRPMALTVILALLGSVLLSMTLMPVLASFALERGKRGHQEPRLVRWLQRGYRPLLEWSVSHARTVLVVAGLLVVGTGLAATGLGREFVPRLSEGTLVINTVRLAEVSLTESVRYGGQVEKVLRSRFPDEVARVWTRTGTAEVATDPMGIELSDVFVTLHPREQWKRAATQEELVAEMKAELADLPGMRMAFLQPIEMRVNEMIAGVRGDVGIKLFGDDLDVLKAKAREMEALVRAVPGATDVTLEQLTGQPVLEVTVDRAAIARHGIAAREVLDVVEAVGTRVVGEVREGERRFDLAVRLAEAYRDEPARLATVPVTAPGGERVPLGRLATIREVSGPTTLQREWGQRRIVIQANVSDGDLGGFVTHVRDTLAKVELPPGYHIRYGGQFQNLERAQARLAIVVPIALGLILLLLHLTYRRWMDTLRIFAGVPFALMGGVLALLARGLPFSISAAVGFIAVSGVSVLGDMVLVSRLRQLLGQGRALPEALREAAVSRLRPVLMTASVAALGFLPMALNTGIGAEVQRPLATVVVGGVLSSTLLTLLVLPALYSVLGGSQGRGDGGETTTPAERLPNPDAQARAAS; encoded by the coding sequence ATGCTCACGCGCATCATCGACTGGTCGCTGGAGCACCGCGGCGCGGTGCTGCTGGGCACCGTGGCGCTCGTCATCTCGGGGCTGCTCGCGTTCCGGGCCCTGCCGCTCGATGCCTTCCCCGACACGACCCCCACGCAGGTGCAGGTCAACACGGTGGCCCCCGCGCTCTCGCCCGTCGAGGTGGAGCGGCAGCTCACCATTCCGCTCGAGCAGCAGCTCGCGGGCCTGCCGCATCTGGAGGAGCTGCGCTCCATCTCCAAGTTCGGGCTGTCGCAGGTGACGCTCCAGTTCCGCGACGGCACGGACGTGTGGTTCGCGCGGCAGCAGGTCTCCGAGCGGATGGGCCGCGTGAAGATGCCTCCGGGAATCGAGGCACCGACGCTCGGGCCCGTGGCGACGGGGCTGGGCGAGGTCTTCCACTACCTGGTCAAGAGCAAGAGCCGAAGCCTCGAAGAGCTGCGCACGCTGCACGACTGGGTCATCGCGCCCCAGCTGCGCTCGGTGCCCGGCGTGGCCGAGGTGAATGCGTGGGGAGGCCGCGAGAAGCAGTGGCACGTGGTGGTGGAGCCACAACGGCTCCAACAGTTCGACCTGTCCCTGGGCGATGTGTACCGGGCCCTGGAGGCGAACAACGCGAACGTGGGCGGCGGTGTGGTGGAGCGCGGCGGTGGCGCCAGCCTCGTGCTCGGCATCGGCGTGCTGGAGGACGGACAGGCGGTGGGCGACGTCGTGGTCGCCGCGCGAGACGGCGTGCCCGTGCGTGTGCGCGACGTGGCACAGGTGGAGGTGGGTCACGAGATTCGTCGAGGCGCGACCACCGCGGATGGCGAGGGTGAGGTCGTCCTGGGCCTGGGCTTCATGCTCATGGGCGAGAGTTCGCACAAGGTCACACGGGCGCTCGCAGAGCGCATGGAAGAGGTGAAGCAGCGCCTGCCCGACGATGTGCGGGTGGACGTCGTCTACGAGCGCACGGAGCTGGTGGACCTGGTGCTGCGCACGGTGCGCACCAACCTGCTCGAAGGCGCGCTGCTGGTCATCGCCGTGCTCTTCCTCTTCCTGGGCAACTGGCGCGCGGGGCTCATCGTCGCCTCCGCCATTCCCCTGTCCCTGCTGTTCGCCTTCAGCGGCATGCTGCGCTTCGGCATCGCCGGCACCCTCATGTCCCTGGGCGCCATCGACTTCGGACTGGTGGTGGACTCGTCCGTCATCCTCGTGGAGAACGCGGAGCGGCACCTGACGGAAGCTCGCGATGGACGGAGCCTGAAACAGGTGGTGCGGGACGCGGCCGTGGAGGTCCGCAAGCCCACGCTCTTCGGCGAGCTCATCATCATGGTGGTGTACCTGCCCGTGCTCGCGCTGGAGGGCGTGGAGGGGCGGCTGTTCCGTCCCATGGCGCTCACCGTCATCCTGGCCCTGCTGGGCAGCGTGCTGCTGTCGATGACGTTGATGCCGGTGCTCGCGTCGTTCGCGCTGGAGCGAGGCAAGCGGGGGCACCAGGAGCCTCGCCTCGTGCGCTGGCTGCAGCGGGGCTATCGGCCGCTGCTGGAGTGGAGCGTGTCCCATGCGCGCACGGTCCTCGTCGTCGCGGGGCTGCTGGTGGTGGGCACGGGGCTGGCGGCCACGGGGCTCGGCCGCGAGTTCGTCCCGAGGCTGTCCGAGGGCACCCTCGTCATCAACACCGTGCGCCTGGCCGAGGTGTCCCTCACCGAGTCGGTGCGCTACGGCGGGCAGGTGGAGAAGGTGCTCCGGAGCCGGTTCCCCGACGAGGTGGCGCGCGTGTGGACGCGCACGGGGACGGCCGAGGTGGCGACGGACCCGATGGGCATCGAGCTGTCAGACGTCTTCGTCACGCTCCATCCCCGCGAGCAGTGGAAGCGCGCCGCGACGCAGGAGGAGCTGGTGGCGGAGATGAAGGCGGAGCTGGCGGACCTGCCCGGCATGCGCATGGCGTTCCTCCAGCCCATCGAGATGCGCGTCAACGAGATGATCGCCGGGGTGCGCGGTGACGTGGGCATCAAGCTCTTCGGCGATGACCTGGACGTGCTCAAGGCCAAGGCGCGGGAGATGGAGGCGCTGGTGCGCGCGGTCCCCGGCGCCACGGACGTGACGCTGGAGCAGCTCACGGGCCAGCCCGTGCTGGAGGTCACCGTGGACCGGGCCGCCATCGCACGCCATGGCATCGCCGCGCGCGAGGTGCTCGATGTGGTGGAGGCGGTGGGGACCCGCGTGGTGGGCGAGGTCCGCGAGGGCGAGCGCCGCTTCGACCTGGCGGTCCGGCTGGCCGAGGCGTACCGCGATGAGCCCGCGCGACTGGCCACCGTGCCCGTCACGGCCCCCGGAGGCGAGCGCGTGCCCCTGGGTCGACTGGCGACGATTCGCGAGGTGTCCGGGCCCACCACCCTTCAGCGAGAGTGGGGCCAGCGGCGCATCGTCATCCAGGCCAACGTGAGCGACGGAGACCTGGGCGGGTTCGTCACCCACGTGCGCGACACGCTGGCGAAGGTGGAGCTGCCGCCGGGCTACCACATCCGCTACGGCGGTCAGTTCCAGAACCTGGAGCGGGCCCAGGCGCGGCTGGCCATCGTGGTGCCCATCGCGCTGGGACTCATCCTCCTGTTGCTCCACCTCACGTACCGCCGCTGGATGGACACGCTGCGAATCTTCGCGGGCGTCCCCTTCGCGCTGATGGGCGGCGTGCTGGCGCTGCTCGCGCGGGGGCTGCCGTTCTCCATCTCCGCCGCGGTGGGCTTCATCGCCGTCAGCGGCGTGTCCGTGCTCGGTGACATGGTGCTGGTGTCCCGGCTGCGGCAGCTGCTCGGCCAGGGACGCGCGCTCCCGGAAGCACTCCGCGAGGCCGCCGTGTCCCGCCTGCGGCCGGTGCTGATGACGGCCTCGGTGGCGGCGCTCGGCTTCCTCCCCATGGCGCTCAACACGGGCATCGGCGCGGAGGTCCAACGGCCGCTGGCCACCGTGGTGGTGGGCGGCGTCCTGTCCTCCACCCTGCTGACGCTGCTGGTGCTGCCGGCGCTCTACTCGGTGCTCGGGGGGAGCCAGGGCCGCGGGGACGGAGGCGAGACGACGACGCCCGCCGAGCGCCTGCCGAACCCGGACGCGCAGGCCCGCGCCGCGTCATGA
- a CDS encoding MBL fold metallo-hydrolase produces the protein MRNPYVRQLKLGPMDNFVYLVGAADSRDVVVVDPAWDVDAIERAVEEDGKRLAGAFVSHCHFDHINGLPELLSRHDVPVYAQRAEVEFSAELRELSDALRLLGPGDAVPVGTETFHALHTPGHTPGSHCLLAGDALVSGDTLFINGCGRCDMNGGDPEAMYRSLSQVLLKVPDSTRLWPGHDYADVPVAALGEVRQKNPYFSFPDVASFVAFRMRPRK, from the coding sequence ATGCGGAATCCCTACGTACGTCAGCTCAAGTTGGGCCCCATGGACAACTTCGTCTACCTCGTCGGCGCGGCGGACTCGCGCGACGTCGTGGTGGTGGACCCGGCGTGGGACGTGGATGCGATTGAACGGGCAGTGGAAGAGGACGGCAAGCGCCTGGCGGGCGCGTTCGTCTCGCACTGCCACTTCGACCACATCAACGGCCTGCCGGAGCTGCTGTCCCGACACGACGTGCCCGTCTACGCGCAGCGGGCGGAGGTGGAGTTCTCCGCGGAGCTGCGCGAACTCTCGGACGCGCTGCGCCTGCTCGGGCCCGGGGACGCGGTGCCGGTGGGCACCGAGACGTTCCACGCGTTGCACACGCCGGGACACACGCCGGGCTCGCACTGCCTGCTCGCCGGAGACGCGCTCGTGTCCGGAGACACGCTGTTCATCAACGGGTGCGGGCGGTGCGACATGAACGGCGGTGACCCGGAGGCGATGTACCGCTCCTTGTCGCAGGTGCTGCTGAAGGTGCCCGACTCCACGCGCCTGTGGCCGGGGCACGACTACGCGGACGTCCCGGTGGCGGCGCTGGGCGAGGTGCGCCAGAAGAATCCATACTTCTCCTTCCCGGACGTCGCCTCGTTCGTCGCGTTCCGCATGCGCCCGAGGAAGTGA
- a CDS encoding efflux RND transporter periplasmic adaptor subunit: MGPRIGLLALAGLLCLGTSCTKSSPPEVAKSTTSDAGPSSPEARAVTLCEHGVPAELCTKCDPDLVDVYKAQDDWCDEHGLPESHCRQCNPSLSFTAPTTPADWCKEHAVPESKCTQCNPKLVAGFIAAGDYCREHGFPESVCPFCHPELVKAAGAEMPLFPTPGTRIRLASADTAREAGLQTHRLQRRHFARSLEVVGQLTFNQNRLARLSARGDALVSEVRVDEGDDVKAGQPLLALTSPSVGQDKGRLSAALARLETARAALAREQELVERGISPRKDLEQARAELAAAEGEREAARASLSAAGASQGSSEGLYNLSAPFAGTVVARDAVSGRHVAAGQTLLEVADLSTLWALLEIPEADSAQVRAGQKVTLSFEGLPGEVRDATLTRVGASVDRATRTVRARVELPNPDRALKAGLFLRARIQVAEEHEALMVPHSAIQRAKGQVLVFVKKDETLYEPVPVELGAGTRDEVEVVKGLRPGMEVVTTGAFLLKTEVLKDSIGAGCCEEGGP, translated from the coding sequence ATGGGCCCCCGCATCGGTCTCCTGGCGCTGGCGGGGCTGCTCTGTCTGGGCACCTCGTGCACGAAGTCCTCCCCGCCCGAGGTCGCGAAGAGCACCACCTCCGATGCGGGGCCCTCATCCCCCGAGGCTCGCGCCGTCACGCTGTGCGAGCACGGCGTGCCCGCGGAGCTGTGCACGAAGTGCGACCCCGACCTCGTCGATGTCTACAAGGCCCAGGACGACTGGTGCGACGAACACGGGCTGCCCGAGTCCCACTGCCGTCAGTGCAACCCATCGCTCTCCTTCACCGCGCCGACCACGCCCGCCGACTGGTGCAAGGAGCACGCGGTGCCCGAATCGAAGTGCACCCAATGCAACCCGAAGCTGGTGGCCGGCTTCATCGCGGCGGGTGACTACTGCCGCGAGCATGGCTTCCCGGAGTCCGTCTGTCCCTTCTGTCACCCGGAGCTCGTGAAGGCCGCGGGCGCCGAGATGCCGCTGTTCCCCACGCCCGGCACGCGCATCCGACTGGCCTCCGCCGACACCGCGCGGGAGGCGGGGCTCCAGACGCATCGACTCCAGCGCAGGCACTTCGCGCGCTCGCTGGAGGTGGTGGGTCAGCTCACCTTCAACCAGAACCGCCTGGCGCGACTGTCCGCGCGAGGCGACGCGCTGGTGAGCGAGGTGCGCGTGGACGAGGGCGACGACGTCAAGGCGGGTCAGCCCCTGCTCGCGCTCACGTCGCCTTCCGTCGGACAGGACAAGGGGCGGTTGTCCGCGGCCCTCGCCCGACTGGAGACGGCACGCGCGGCGCTCGCGCGGGAGCAGGAGCTGGTCGAGCGTGGCATCAGCCCTCGCAAGGACTTGGAGCAGGCCCGGGCCGAGCTGGCCGCGGCCGAGGGCGAGCGTGAAGCGGCGCGCGCGTCCCTCAGCGCGGCGGGCGCGTCACAGGGGAGCAGCGAGGGGCTCTACAATCTCTCCGCGCCCTTCGCCGGGACGGTGGTGGCTCGCGACGCGGTGTCCGGCCGACACGTCGCCGCGGGACAGACGTTGCTCGAGGTCGCCGACCTCTCCACGCTCTGGGCCCTGCTCGAGATTCCCGAGGCGGACTCGGCCCAGGTGCGCGCGGGGCAGAAGGTCACCCTGAGCTTCGAGGGCCTGCCCGGAGAGGTCCGCGACGCCACGCTCACCCGCGTGGGCGCGTCGGTGGACCGCGCCACCCGCACGGTGCGCGCCCGCGTCGAGCTGCCCAACCCCGACCGGGCCCTCAAGGCCGGCCTGTTCCTGCGCGCCCGGATTCAAGTGGCCGAGGAACACGAGGCGTTGATGGTGCCCCACTCCGCCATCCAGCGCGCCAAGGGACAGGTGCTCGTCTTCGTGAAGAAGGACGAGACGCTCTACGAGCCCGTCCCCGTGGAGCTGGGCGCGGGCACGCGTGACGAGGTCGAGGTGGTCAAGGGTCTGCGACCCGGCATGGAGGTCGTCACCACGGGCGCCTTCCTGCTGAAGACCGAGGTGCTCAAGGACTCCATCGGCGCGGGCTGCTGCGAGGAAGGAGGCCCGTAG
- a CDS encoding TlpA family protein disulfide reductase, whose translation MPRPRARGGFAGRVRGVAALLLLSPLTACRTEPPPPSYLRVEGPAPRLAEVPDSRALLVIFWATWCPPCRSETPQLVSLAEAPPDALRVVVFSHDTDTKAVETFLEGPPPAALHLRLDEGHQVARAFGVDTLPQSFLVVDGRLVARFAGPREWDSRGMRRLLEKLIREHPPQASAPSR comes from the coding sequence GTGCCGCGTCCTCGGGCCCGCGGTGGGTTCGCGGGACGCGTGCGCGGTGTCGCCGCCCTGCTCCTCTTGTCGCCGCTCACTGCCTGTCGGACGGAGCCACCACCTCCGAGCTACCTCCGGGTCGAAGGGCCGGCCCCGCGGCTCGCGGAGGTCCCCGACTCGAGGGCCCTGCTGGTGATCTTCTGGGCCACGTGGTGTCCGCCCTGCCGCTCGGAGACGCCACAGCTCGTCTCCCTGGCCGAAGCACCGCCTGACGCGCTGCGTGTCGTCGTCTTCAGCCACGACACGGACACGAAGGCGGTGGAGACGTTCCTCGAAGGGCCGCCACCCGCCGCGCTCCACCTGCGCCTGGACGAGGGACACCAGGTCGCCCGCGCGTTCGGCGTGGACACCCTGCCCCAGAGCTTCCTGGTGGTGGACGGGCGCCTGGTCGCTCGATTCGCCGGGCCTCGCGAGTGGGATTCCCGAGGCATGCGTCGCCTGCTGGAGAAGTTGATCCGCGAGCACCCGCCTCAAGCGTCGGCCCCGTCGCGTTGA